The following is a genomic window from Clostridium sp..
AGATAATGGATAAGCTTGACAGGGAGAAGAAACTGGCAAAGAGAATTCCCTGTTATAAAAATGGGAAGATAATATTCCTGGATATAGATAACATATTTTTTTGCTATATAGAGGATGAAAAGACATATGTTAAAACAGCTGAAAAAAGATATTTTATAGGCTGTACCCTTAGCCAAATTGAAAAAAAAACTAACTTTTTCAGAGTACACAGAAGTTATCTTGTAAATATGGACAATATAAAGGAAATGTATCCATGGTTTAATGGAACATATAAACTGGTTATGAATGACAGAGAAAAATCAGAAATACCAATAAGCAGGAGCAAGGTAAAAAGATTAAAAGAATATTTTAAAATGTGAGATGATTTTATGTGGGAGTTTTTCTATTATATAGAAGACTCCCAGTCTGTGTACAATTCATCCAGTTTGTTCTGTGCATTTAAAAGTTCTTTGTTTATCTTTTCGCTTTCTTCCGAGTCTGAATATACTTCCTTCAGACACAGCTTTTTTTGAATTTCTGAAATTTTACTTTCCAGATTTGTTATTTCATCCTCTATATTTTTTATTCTAAGATTCTTTTCATTCTCTATTTGTTGAAGCTCTTTTTTCTTCCTCTTTTCATGATTGATCTGGGTTTTTGTCTTTCCGGTATTATTGCAGTTTTCTTCAAATCTAAGAGGACTTTTTTTCTTCTCTGCATAATAGTTGTAGTTGCCTAAATACTCCTTTATTCCATCTTTGCCCAATTCATATATTTTATCAATTACTTTGTTTAGGAAATATCTGTCATGAGATATTAAAAGTACTGTTCCATCATATTCCAGAAGAGCCTTTTCCAGAGCTTCACGGGACATGATGTCAAGATGATTTGTAGGTTCATCTAGAAGTAAAAAGTTTGCCCTGGATAGAATCAATTTCAATAAATTTATTCTGCATTTTTCTCCACCACTTAGAGAAGAGATAGTTTTAAAGACGTCATCACCTGTAAATAAAAATGACGCCAAGGCATTTCTTATTTCAGTGGTTGTGAGCTTTGGAAATTCATCCCATACCTCATCTATAATTGTTTTATCCATATTCAAATCCGATTGTTCCTGATCGTAGTAGCCGATAAATACATTTTTACCTATGGAACAAATACCTTCATAATTATTCAGTTCATTGTTTATTATTCTAAAAAGTGTGGTTTTTCCCCTTCCGTTTTCTCCAATTATAGCGATTTTTTCACCTTTTTTGACATCAAAACTTACATTCGAAAAAAGCTCTTTTTCACCGAAGTTCTTTTGTAGATTCTCTATGTGGAGAACGTCATTTCCACTTTTTACTTTGGACTTGAAATTTATGTCCTTTAGCTTGGGAGGGTTGTCAGGTGCATCTATTCTTTCGATTTTATCCAGCATTTTCTGGCGGCTTTCAGCAGCTTTTATGCTCTTCTCTCTATTGAAGGATCTGTACTTTTCGATTATGGATTCCAGCCTTTTTATTTCTGCCTGTTGAATATTATAAGCCTTAAGCTGGGATTCGTAATCTTTTTCTTTCAAATCTATGAATTTTGTATAACTTCCATTGTAAAAATTAACATGCCCGTTTATCAATTCTGCAGTTATAGATGTTACCGAATCCAGAAAATATCTGTCATGTGATATGAGAATAACTGTGCCCTTGTAATTTTTAAGATAATCTTCAAGCCATTCTATTGCTTCCAAATCGAGATGATTTGTAGGTTCATCCAGCAGAAGAATATCTGGTTTTGTTAAAAGAAGCTTGCAGAGTGCAATCCGGGTTTTCTGACCGCCGCTTAGAAGATCTATTTTTTTGTCGAAGTCACTTTCAAAGAATCCAAGTCCTTTCAATACCCTGTTTATGTCTGCCTTATATGTATAACCACCATTGTTTGTATAGAGTTCAGAATACGTTGTATAGTTGTTTATCAATTTGTTGTGATATTCTTCATTGTTTTTATCATAAGGTTCACCCATTAAAGTTTCTAAATCTGATAATTTTTTTTCCAGATTGATTAGCTCCTTGAAAACCAGCATCATTTCTTCATATACTGTGTTGGAGGAATTCAAAGATAAATGCTGTGCCAGGTAACCTAAAGTTTTAGTTTTATCTATAAATAAATCTCCACTGTCATGTTCAAGTTCTCCTGTGAGAATTTTGAACAAGGTAGACTTGCCAGCACCGTTTGGTCCTATCAGACCGACTTTTTCACCTTCGTTTATGTTGAAGGTTATATTGTTCAATATAGTATCTATTCCATAACTTTTGTGGATATTTTTGCAGCTTAAAATTACCATAGTATAAACACCGTCCTTAACCATTATATTTTACTATTTATACTGATATTTTTGTAGTACTATTTGAAATTAGTTGTATTTGTTTTTCTGCATTAAATTATTAAATTTATATGAAATAGACGACGGATACTATTGACATTTAATAGTTAGAAATAATACTATTAAATAAGAATTTGTATTAGTATATTAAAATGATATGATATAAATATACAAAGGAATAATATAATGAGTATAAGTCGCAGATTAAATATTAAATAAATACGAGGTGCAGTTTATGGATAGAAAAAAAAATATATCAATGGCAGTTATAAAGAGACTTCCAAAATATCACAGATATTTGGGCGATCTTATGAGAAATGATGTTGACAGGATATCTTCCAAGGAATTAAGTGAGACTATAGGATTTACAGCTTCACAGATAAGACAGGATCTAAATTGTTTTGGAGACTTTGGACAGCAGGGATATGGATACAATGTAAGTGAATTGTACAGTCAGATAAGAAATATACTTGGACTTACAAAAGTTTACAATACAGTGATAATTGGTGCCGGGAATATAGGCCAGGCTCTTGCCAATTATACTCGATTTGATAAATTGGGATTTTGCCTGAAAGCCATTTTTGAAAGAAATCCCAAGCTTATAGGGATAAGAATCAGGGATATAGAAATACGGGATGTGGATTATCTTAGTGATTATCTGAAGGAAAATCACATAGACATAGGAATAAATTGTGTGCCTAACAATAATGCACAAAATGTATGTGATATACTTGTTAAAAATGGAGTTAAGGGAATATGGAATTTTGCCCCGGTGGATTTGGTTGTACCTGAAGATGTAAAGGTTGAAAATGTTCATTTGAGTGACAGTTTATTAACACTCAGCTGTCTGCTGAACGATATAGATCAGAACAATTCAATATAAAAAACAATATAAGTACTTTAAAATTTAAAAATAAATTAAATTTTGTTTGGATTTTTATTGAAATGTATTGAGGTAGGGTATATAATAATAACTGAGGTTAAAAAAATGAAGTTATTTTTATAATTAAACTTGTGATATTATTAACAATTTATTGTTAATAATATCACAACAATATAATTGTGGAGGTTTAATATGGATTTTAAAAATGTTATTTTTGAAAAAGAAGGGAAAATAGCCTTAATTACAATCAATAGACCGAAGGCTCTTAATGCACTTAATTCAGAAACACTGGTTGAAATCGATTCTGTAATCGATAAAATTGCTGCCGACGATGAAATATTGGCTGTAATACTTACAGGCGCAGGAAAATCTTTTGTTGCAGGTGCTGATATATCAGAAATGAAAGGTTTAAATGCATCCGGCGGAAGAAAATTTGGAATTTTGGGGAATAAAGTATTTAGAAAATTAGAGAATTTGGAAAAACCGGTTATTGCAGCGGTAAATGGATTTGCATTAGGTGGAGGATGTGAAATATCCTTGGCTTGCGACATAAGAATAGCTTCATCAAAAGCTAAATTCGGTCAGCCGGAATCAGGACTTGGAATCACTCCAGGATTTGGAGGAACTCAAAGACTCCCAAGACTGGTAGGTACTGGAATAGCTAAGGAACTCATATATACTTCCAAGATCATAAATGCAGATGAGGCACTTAGGGTAGGATTGGTAAATAAGGTAGTAGAACCAGAGGCATTGCTGGATGAAGCAAAGTCAACTGCAAATCAAATAGCTGCCAATGCACCGATAGCTGTAAAGCTGTGTAAAGCGGCTATCAATAAGGGTATACAGACAGATATAGATACTGGTATAGCATATGAATCAGAAGTATTTGGAGAATGTTTCGCTACAGAAGATCAAAAAGAAGGAATGGGTGCATTCCTTGAAAAGAGAGACAAATCCTTTAAAAATAAATAAAATAATTGAGTAATAATGTTTTTCCACATATATAGGCTTTATTTTTGAAATCATATAGATATGATTTCAAAATTAAAATATTTAACTTATCAAGGAGGAAAATAAGTATGAAAAAAGTATTTGTTCTTGGAGCCGGCACAATGGGATCTGGAATAGCTCAGGCTTTTGCAGCTAAAGGTTGCGAAGTAACAATAAGAGATATAAAAGAAGAGTTTGTTGAAAGAGGAATTTCAGGAATAAAAAAGGGATTCGATAAAAGAGTATCGAAGGGAAAAATATCAC
Proteins encoded in this region:
- a CDS encoding ABC-F family ATP-binding cassette domain-containing protein, with amino-acid sequence MVILSCKNIHKSYGIDTILNNITFNINEGEKVGLIGPNGAGKSTLFKILTGELEHDSGDLFIDKTKTLGYLAQHLSLNSSNTVYEEMMLVFKELINLEKKLSDLETLMGEPYDKNNEEYHNKLINNYTTYSELYTNNGGYTYKADINRVLKGLGFFESDFDKKIDLLSGGQKTRIALCKLLLTKPDILLLDEPTNHLDLEAIEWLEDYLKNYKGTVILISHDRYFLDSVTSITAELINGHVNFYNGSYTKFIDLKEKDYESQLKAYNIQQAEIKRLESIIEKYRSFNREKSIKAAESRQKMLDKIERIDAPDNPPKLKDINFKSKVKSGNDVLHIENLQKNFGEKELFSNVSFDVKKGEKIAIIGENGRGKTTLFRIINNELNNYEGICSIGKNVFIGYYDQEQSDLNMDKTIIDEVWDEFPKLTTTEIRNALASFLFTGDDVFKTISSLSGGEKCRINLLKLILSRANFLLLDEPTNHLDIMSREALEKALLEYDGTVLLISHDRYFLNKVIDKIYELGKDGIKEYLGNYNYYAEKKKSPLRFEENCNNTGKTKTQINHEKRKKKELQQIENEKNLRIKNIEDEITNLESKISEIQKKLCLKEVYSDSEESEKINKELLNAQNKLDELYTDWESSI
- a CDS encoding redox-sensing transcriptional repressor Rex, which translates into the protein MDRKKNISMAVIKRLPKYHRYLGDLMRNDVDRISSKELSETIGFTASQIRQDLNCFGDFGQQGYGYNVSELYSQIRNILGLTKVYNTVIIGAGNIGQALANYTRFDKLGFCLKAIFERNPKLIGIRIRDIEIRDVDYLSDYLKENHIDIGINCVPNNNAQNVCDILVKNGVKGIWNFAPVDLVVPEDVKVENVHLSDSLLTLSCLLNDIDQNNSI
- a CDS encoding short-chain-enoyl-CoA hydratase — translated: MDFKNVIFEKEGKIALITINRPKALNALNSETLVEIDSVIDKIAADDEILAVILTGAGKSFVAGADISEMKGLNASGGRKFGILGNKVFRKLENLEKPVIAAVNGFALGGGCEISLACDIRIASSKAKFGQPESGLGITPGFGGTQRLPRLVGTGIAKELIYTSKIINADEALRVGLVNKVVEPEALLDEAKSTANQIAANAPIAVKLCKAAINKGIQTDIDTGIAYESEVFGECFATEDQKEGMGAFLEKRDKSFKNK